ACTGCGCGTAGTCCGTCACGGGGTTCTTATCAGGGTTGAAGAAGTCCCCCCACATGGCCGGACTGGACTGGCCGACAAAGTTGTAGGTGCCCTGCACCGCCAGCAACTGCGAGGGCGTCCGCGCCACATGGGCGATGTAGAAATACGAGACGGGCATGGACAGCATGAAGGCGAGGCAGGCGCCGTTGGTGCCCGCGGACTGTTTCGCAAGCCGCTCTATCTGCGCGGGGTAGTCGCTTTCCACGCCGAAGAAATTGCCGAACCAGTCGTTCTTCGCGTCCGAGGGGCACCGCGCGATGGCCGGGTCCGTCCAGTACTCCGGGTACAGCGCCTCGCCCGCGAAGGAGAGGCAGGCCGTGGTCCACGAGTTCACCACCACGCGGGCATGGCACGGAAAGCGGCCCCCGCTCTCGCCGCTGTACATCTTGAAAATCAGCCCCCACTGCTTCAGGTTGTTCTGGCAGGTCGAGCGCCGCGCCGCCTCGCGGGCGCGCGCCAGCGCCGGCAGCAGGATCGCCGCCAGTATCCCGATGATCGCAATGACCACCAGCAGTTCAATCAGGGTGAATCCGGAAGAAGACCGACGTTTCATTGCACATCCCTCCACGTTGACATGAGGCCGCTGTTTTAAGCGCTGTGTATGAATGACAACAGCGATTATGGGGCAATCCATGTTTTCTGTCAATACTTGGCCGGGCCGTGTCCTCTGCTTTTTTGTCCGCTCTCTCCATGACACCGGGACTTTGGGTACAGGCACTCGGCGCGTAAATCAAGGATTTGGACATGGAGTCGGGCCGTTCACGCGCCGATTGCCAGTCCCCCGCCTCACAGTGACAGAAAGATAACTGTGTCCGCATCCCAGCTTTATGTCCGCCCCGCCCGCCCCGTTGCCCTCCGAAGCGCTCCGGCGAAGGAGGGTCCACCAATTTGATCGCCGCGCCCGGCGGGGATACCATGACGGGGCCGCCGCAACTCCTGGGGCGGCCGCAACCCATCGGGAGAGACAGGCCATGCGTGGAACAGGCGTTGTGACGGCGGCATCGCTGGTGCTTTTGTGCGCGGGGGCCATGGCCGCCGAACCCGGCACGCCCATCCCCTTCACGGTCAACGGCGCGCCCCTTTTCGCGTACATGCCGGGCCCCGCGCCGTCGCGCTCGTATGTGGTGGAGCTGCGCACGCCGTCGGGCCTCAATGTGCTGCGCGACCAGGTGGCGGACCATATCCACCACCACGGGCTGATGATGTCCTTTATGGTGGACAAAGTGGATTTCTGGGCGGAGACGCCGGAGTGTGGAAAGCAAATAGCCCAGTCGCTGGAGAAGACTGCGGCGGGAATATCGGAGCGGCTGGTCTGGACCGGGACGGACGGCGCGGCGCGCCTGCTCGAGTCGCGCGCGGTGACCGCCGCGCCGGACGCGGAAAGCGGCTGCACGCTGCTGCGGTGGCGTTCGGAGTTCTCCCTGCCCCCGGGCCGGGAGAAGGCGGAGTTGACCGGCTCGCATTACCACGGGCTGGGCATGCGGTTCATCGCCGCCATGGACGGCCAGGGGCCCTTCTTCAATGCCAGCGGCGTGCCCGGCGAGATTGTCCGGGGCGAGGAGCGCAATGTGCCGGCGGACTGGTGCGCCTACACCGCCAAAGCGGAGGGGAAACCCGTGACGGTGGCCATGTTCGCCCACCCGAAAAACGCGCGGCACCCCGCCGTGTGGTTCACCATGCCCGTCGGCTTCGCCTACATGTCCGCCACCCTGAACCTGCACAAGGAGCCTCTCGTGCTGGAGGGCGGCGAGCCGCTGCTCCTTGATTACGCGGTGGCGCTATGGGACGGCACAAAGACGACGGACGACATCGAAAAGGCATACAGGCGCTGGCTGGCGGACAGCCCGCGCTGAGGAAATTTCATTTTCAGTACCTGTTTAGCCGATTGGCGCAGGAGCATTTGTTTTTTCTTGTTCTTTCGCGGTAGGGACGCCGGTTACCCGGCGCCCCCCGCACAGATCCGTA
The Candidatus Hydrogenedentota bacterium genome window above contains:
- a CDS encoding DUF1559 domain-containing protein; amino-acid sequence: MKRRSSSGFTLIELLVVIAIIGILAAILLPALARAREAARRSTCQNNLKQWGLIFKMYSGESGGRFPCHARVVVNSWTTACLSFAGEALYPEYWTDPAIARCPSDAKNDWFGNFFGVESDYPAQIERLAKQSAGTNGACLAFMLSMPVSYFYIAHVARTPSQLLAVQGTYNFVGQSSPAMWGDFFNPDKNPVTDYAQLTAQGCTSEQPFTVYNIAQAPMITGDITSPMFAGIDDDGSPLPRTYYATREGVERFLITDINSPGASARAQSEIPVMLDAWSDKGIWSNAGFNTAVSGIQVFNHVPGGSNVLYMDGHVEFLRYRSKYPVANSEHIGSHPNAVGMTERFSEWAATMGGFG
- a CDS encoding PmoA family protein, with product MRGTGVVTAASLVLLCAGAMAAEPGTPIPFTVNGAPLFAYMPGPAPSRSYVVELRTPSGLNVLRDQVADHIHHHGLMMSFMVDKVDFWAETPECGKQIAQSLEKTAAGISERLVWTGTDGAARLLESRAVTAAPDAESGCTLLRWRSEFSLPPGREKAELTGSHYHGLGMRFIAAMDGQGPFFNASGVPGEIVRGEERNVPADWCAYTAKAEGKPVTVAMFAHPKNARHPAVWFTMPVGFAYMSATLNLHKEPLVLEGGEPLLLDYAVALWDGTKTTDDIEKAYRRWLADSPR